The following are from one region of the Paraglaciecola sp. L1A13 genome:
- a CDS encoding HdeD family acid-resistance protein encodes MSAKKEQMNIKFNEFMQLHVKAIRNTGIILVVLGFIALLLPIAATLAIELMLGWLIMLGGVTQILHAFRSKGVSRFWWEIGIGVLYCCIALMLLVNPMQGAVTITVLLTILFLIEGIFKIMLAIQQWSTSTSLWLLFSGLISVALGLIILSDISGNASWVLGLMVGINFVFAGWALIRQASYFNSDK; translated from the coding sequence GTGAGCGCGAAAAAAGAGCAAATGAACATCAAATTTAACGAATTTATGCAACTGCACGTTAAGGCTATACGCAATACAGGTATTATCTTAGTGGTACTGGGTTTTATCGCCCTACTTTTGCCTATAGCTGCGACACTTGCCATTGAATTAATGCTCGGTTGGTTAATCATGCTCGGGGGCGTAACGCAAATTTTGCACGCTTTTCGTAGCAAAGGCGTCAGTCGCTTTTGGTGGGAGATCGGGATTGGTGTGCTTTATTGTTGTATTGCCTTGATGTTATTAGTTAACCCTATGCAAGGGGCCGTCACTATTACGGTGCTACTGACCATTTTATTTTTGATTGAAGGTATATTCAAAATTATGCTGGCAATACAGCAGTGGTCAACATCGACTTCTTTGTGGTTGCTTTTTAGCGGCCTAATATCTGTCGCGTTAGGGCTCATTATTTTATCGGATATATCTGGCAATGCTAGTTGGGTATTGGGTTTGATGGTAGGGATAAATTTTGTATTTGCAGGATGGGCATTGATCCGTCAAGCCAGCTATTTTAATTCTGACAAATAA